The proteins below come from a single Mya arenaria isolate MELC-2E11 chromosome 6, ASM2691426v1 genomic window:
- the LOC128238398 gene encoding vesicle transport protein SFT2B-like, with the protein MDKLKKTLSGNDDDEEQGIVGQFSDATTLSWSTRIKGFAICFILGVTLSIVGSCLLWMGSNGITLFAIFYTIGNIMSLSSTCFLMGPLNQLKKMFAQTRIFATILVVVMLILTLVCAFALKSAILTLMCCIIQFIALTWYSLSYIPFARDAVKKCFEGCIS; encoded by the exons ATGGACAAACTAAAGAAAACCCTCAGCgggaatgatgatgatgaagaacaAGGGATCGTTGGACAG TTCTCTGATGCAACAACTCTCAGCTGGAGTACAAGAATCAAAGGCTTTGCAATTTGCTTTATCCTTGGAGTGACGCTGTCAATAGTG GGCTCCTGCCTACTGTGGATGGGAAGCAATGGTATCACCCTATTTGCTATATTTTATACCATCGGCAATATCATGTCACTCTCGAG CACATGTTTCTTGATGGGGCCGTTAAATCAGTTAAAGAAGATGTTTGCACAGACCAGAATTTTTGCAACCATTCTTGTAGTA GTGATGCTGATTTTGACACTAGTCTGCGCATTTGCT TTGAAGAGTGCGATCCTCACCCTGATGTGCTGCATCATCCAGTTCATAGCACTCACTTGGTACTCCCTCTCATACATACCGTTTGCAAG AGATGCAGTTAAGAAGTGTTTTGAAGGCTGTATTTCTTGA